In the Dehalococcoidia bacterium genome, one interval contains:
- a CDS encoding polysaccharide pyruvyl transferase family protein produces MNILILRANWYNRGDEAAIRAMIESLRAEIPVQKMSIMLLAARDAWFPYDDIEILEPYPMVLLGRHRTVDLVDAVFNILTCGRLSLIKRGRRFLQAVNEADIVIHAPGGPSIGDLYGGGLLGDSCSLYWLLVAKVFKKKPLFFYAPSMGPFVDRFRNTARRFILKKADAIILREEISLGYLKDQLGLEARATLDSAFQNDIPENYLEKYDGISEILELINGKRTIGMVVTDLKWHNRYRDVEGMAERIMASCSEVANYLIEKGYSVLLIPQLFGEVNDTQLLESIRELDKERIHICPPDIDSYGQQILISKLFCLISMRYHPVVFAAKGNTPFISIYYEHKAQGFARKVGFTDFSIHVESISAGEIINTFKILEQNYDIVKQRLRAINPILKEDSRKTTRIVVDKLVQLGWRIDTTG; encoded by the coding sequence TTGAACATTCTAATCTTGCGCGCTAACTGGTACAATCGAGGTGACGAAGCCGCGATAAGGGCGATGATTGAGTCCTTAAGAGCAGAAATTCCCGTTCAGAAAATGAGCATCATGCTTCTGGCAGCAAGAGATGCGTGGTTCCCTTACGATGATATAGAAATACTTGAGCCTTACCCAATGGTCTTGTTAGGGCGGCACCGTACAGTGGACCTTGTAGATGCCGTATTCAATATCTTAACATGTGGGAGATTATCGCTTATCAAGCGAGGGAGGAGATTCCTCCAGGCGGTAAATGAAGCTGACATAGTGATTCATGCTCCGGGTGGTCCGAGCATTGGCGATTTGTATGGTGGCGGGTTGCTAGGTGACTCATGTTCTCTGTACTGGCTACTGGTGGCGAAGGTGTTTAAGAAAAAGCCGTTGTTCTTCTATGCACCTTCGATGGGGCCATTCGTGGATAGATTCAGGAATACAGCTAGAAGATTCATACTCAAGAAGGCAGACGCCATAATACTCAGGGAAGAGATTTCTCTGGGATACCTAAAGGACCAGCTGGGATTGGAAGCGCGAGCAACTTTGGACTCTGCTTTCCAAAATGACATACCCGAAAATTACTTAGAGAAGTATGACGGTATTTCGGAGATATTGGAATTGATTAATGGGAAAAGAACGATTGGCATGGTAGTAACAGATCTAAAATGGCATAACAGGTATAGAGATGTTGAAGGAATGGCGGAGAGGATAATGGCCAGTTGCTCGGAGGTTGCTAACTACCTGATTGAAAAAGGATATTCCGTATTGCTTATACCTCAGCTTTTTGGAGAAGTTAACGATACTCAGCTACTGGAGAGCATCCGGGAGTTGGATAAAGAGCGAATACACATTTGCCCTCCAGATATTGATTCTTACGGACAGCAAATATTAATTTCCAAGCTGTTTTGCCTTATAAGTATGAGATATCACCCGGTTGTATTTGCTGCTAAGGGAAATACCCCATTTATATCCATATATTACGAGCACAAAGCTCAGGGATTCGCCCGAAAGGTGGGCTTCACAGATTTCTCCATACATGTTGAAAGCATAAGCGCAGGCGAGATTATCAACACATTCAAAATCTTGGAACAAAACTATGACATAGTTAAGCAGCGGCTCAGAGCCATAAATCCAATATTAAAAGAGGACTCCAGAAAGACGACTAGAATAGTAGTGGATAAGCTAGTACAACTTGGATGGAGAATTGATACTACAGGATAA